ACTCTTTCATGGAATGGGAAGTAAGGAGTCTCTTTACTGAAGACATCAAGTATGAGCTTGAGATACAGAAGGTATGCATGCCACCTCCCCGGTGGGCATCTCTTGTGGTCTGATGCCGCGGACTCTGGAGTTTTGGGGGGAGTTAAAGCGtccaaagcaaagaggaaccgTGAGATAAGTGAGCTGCGGTGAAACCCGAAGCGATTGGCTGTTTGGActccccccgccctgccccccccgccctgccccccccgcccccccgccccgcccccccgccccgccccccgccccccgccccgccgtcTGTCTGTCGGTTAAGACATCCTCTTTCAGTGCAGGGAGTGTGAGTTGAatgcctggttggggacctaagatcccacatgcctcgaggccaaaaaaaaaaaaaaaaaaaaagaacataagagagaagcaatattgaaacagattcaataaggactttaagaatggtccagaaagaaaaaaaaaaaatttgagagagcaaaaacaaaaaaaaaggaattgggtGTTTGAAAGACTGGCCTTGGAAAAGAAGTCAGAACGTGCAGGAGTTTTCTGTCGTGTTCGGGGTGGAGGAGACATGCTCGGCTGTCGCTGTTCAGGAGACAAATGacgtgatagaaaaaaaaaaaaaacacaaggctGAAACAGACACTGGGGAAACCCTCCGATCGAACGTCACGTGCATGCGTCTGTGGTAACTCCCGGCAGTCCTATCCGACACTTTgctcccccatggactgcagcctgccaggctcctctgtccatgggatgctccaggcaagaacgctggagtgggtttgcccgtcctcctgtaggggatctttctgacccaggattgaacccgagtgtcttacgtcccctgcactggcaggcaggttctttaccactagcatcacctggttGTATGTCAGAGAGCCTGCAGTTTCCGTGTGAGAAATGAAATCCTTCCTCCCCACGTGCCTGGGTGTTTGTAGAACCTACACGTATAATGGTCCCCAAGTTCGACACCACTTGAGGAACAGGATGCCTGAAATATGGCCACAGAGAAGAATCCTATCCACCAAGAACTGGAGGGTCCTATTTTACAATAGCCTGGACGTGGaggccacctagatgtccattggcagaggagcggataaagaagatgtgattcaCACATAGAcgatggaatatcactcagtcatgagaaggagtgcatttgagtcagttctactgaggCGCGcgaacctagagcctcttatacagagcaaagtaagtcagaaagagaaaagcaaatgtcgGACATTAACGCCTGTACAGGGGAGGAGTTTgtctcagatggtacagaatcagcctgcaacgcaggagacctgggttcgatccctgggtcgggaaggtcccctggaggagggcctggcaacccactccaggattcttgcctggagaatcccatggacagaggagcctcaggggctacagtccgtggggtcgggGAGAGTCAGAAACGATGGAGTGCACGCACGGCCGCAGTGCGTGTATATAAATCCCGAGCTCCTCATTGGTCCTTCCCCCAGGTGCTTTTTCATCCATGGACACATTATAAGCAGTCGCGTCTATTTATTACCTtcgggggcttctctggtggctcagacggtaaagaatccgcctgccagcacagaagacccaggttcgatccctgggtcgggaagaccccctggagaagggcctggcaacccactccaggggacCGTCCCATACGTATGACGTCTGTGATTTCTGTTCAGTGAGTGGTTAGTGCCGACTTTTCTGTGGCCATGAAACTGCTAGGACCGATGAGAGCCTTTCTTGGGTCTGGATCAGACTCCCACGCCCTCCTGTTCTCTTACAGGGCACGGACCTCGCCTACAAAGAGGAGGTGGGTATCCACCCCGTGCGCCCCCCGCAATCTGCCGTCCCAAGCACAGGCTCCTCATTTCAATCAGTGTCCAGACCCTCTGAGACAAAGCTCCCCAGTGCTCGGACCGGGCGTTATCACCTACATACCCCTCCTTCGCGGCTACATCCCTCGGGACTCGGTGACAGCATCGTCACACCCAGCTAACTGCATCTAACCCGCAGAGGCTGCCGCTCCCACCTGAGTCATGAACCCGTCTCCGTTGTCCCTCTGTCTCTGCGCCTCCCTCCCGTCTCTGCCTCCGCCTCCACGTGGCTTctcctctctgtctgtgtctccccTCTTGTGTGTCTTATCAGGACCCTGTCGTGGAGTTTAGGGCCACCCCCATCTAGGAGGACCTCATCTCAGACCCTGCACCCCATCACCTCTGCAGAGACCCTGTTCCGTAATAAAGGCGTCTTCTGAGGCTCTGAGCGTTAGGACCCCCCACACGTGAATCTGGAGAGGCCCCACTCGCCCCTTGCCAAGCCCTCGTTCTGCAGCCCCAGACCTGCAGGGGTCTCTCCCCTCCGTCTGCTTGATTTTCCACTGCAGACGGAGCTCAAGTCCTTGAGGCTGAGGAACCCGGGACCCTACACGGTGAAGGTCAAGGCCATGGACTCCCTGTTTTTTGGGAGAAGACCGCCGGGCCAGTGGAGCGCCCCGCAGCACCTCGGTAAGGGGGATGCCCCTCGCGCCTCtccaggggtgggcagggggtgggcggGTGGGTGTGTGTTGGGGCAGGGATCACGGAGGCATGGATCCCTGGAGGGCAGCAGCCTGCTGGACATGTTGACCATCACTGCCCCTTCATGCGCCTGCTCCAGGGAGAGGGGACCATCCACCCGCCTTGACCCGGTCCCCCAGAGAGGGCTCCGGGGACCAAGGCCGAACTGCAGAGGGCGGGAGACAGCAGGTGGTCCCGGGAGagcacccctgccccccacatcCCACTCAACCCcacaccccagcccagcccatcaTACGGGAGGTGTGGCCTGGTATCAGGGGTCTGTCTCCCACCCAAAGTCCCCCTGGGGGTGGGCTGGTATCAGGGTCTGTCTCCCACCCAAAGTCCCCCTGGGGGTGGGCTGGTATCAGGGTCTGTCTCCCACCCAAAGTCCCCCTGGGGGTGGGCTGGTATCAGGATCTGTCTCCCACCCAAAGTCCCCCTGGGGGTGGGCTGGTATCAGGGTCTGTCTCCCACCCAAAGTCCCCCTGGGGATGGGCTGGTATCAGGGTCTCTGTGTCTCCAACCCAAAGTCCACCTGGGGACAGGTTTTCCTCCCCAGTTAGAAGGCTTTCCCCAGTTAACAGCTGCTGGGTGTCCCTGAGTTCTGCTCCAAAGCCGCACCTCCTATCTGGCCCCAGGCCGCACAGCATTCCTGACCTGACCCAGCAGGAAACCTGGGGCTCCAGGCTGAGGCCGTGAGTGTCCTGGTGCGAGGGGGAGGGCTGAggctgtaacaaatgaccacagacAGGGGCTTAAGCAACAGACACACACCCTCCTCGAGCCGTGGACACCTAACGTCTGAGGTCAAGgggtcccagggctgagctccgtccagaggctccaggggagggtccttcccgcctcttccagcttctggggccTCTGGGCGtccatccctgggctggtggcTCCCATCCTTGGTAGACTTTGCGCCCAAGTTTTTCCATGGAGATACACAAGGTGCGCGTGGAGACGGCCATTGCCGAAACTCTCAGAAGATAAACtttttaatgcattaaaaaaaaatccaaagggaTGTGAAAAATCCCTGATGACCATATATTAAATTCAAAGGCTGAAGCAGGGGCGCACCCAGGACACCACAGGCAAGGCGGTGGGGATGTTTCACATGGGAAGCACCAGCCCAGGGATCCCAGTGGCACGTGCTGCGTcctgtgtccacgggattctccaggccagaatactggagtgggctgccattcctttctccaggggaatcttcccgacccagggacccaacccgggtctcccgcatggcaggcacaTTTTGTGCGCCAGGCTCCATCTGGTGGTCAGTGGCAGGGGCAGCCGTTGGGTAGTGGTATTCTGGCGACTCGGGAAGGATTCCTGCGGGGCCCGGGCGGCGGGCGCAGGTGGCTGATGTCCGCGGCGTGCATCGCGCTCCTGGGCGCGCCCCTGAGTCCCCAGACCCGCAGGGAGGCCGCGTCCCGGACCCCCGCCCGACGTTTCCAGCCCGCCCCTTCTTCCGCAGACTGTGGCAGCAAGAACGCGTCCTTCCCGTTCTGGCTGGTGTACCTGCTGGCCCCGCTCGGGGCGCTGCTCCTGGTGGGGCTCGTGTTCCTCTGTCGCAGGTGAGCCCCGCGCGCCCGCCCTCCCGGGTTTGCGCTCcggaaattttttttctggaggggggcacgggcaacccactccagtatccgctgtctggagaatccccacggacacaggagccccCCTGAGCGGCTGACACTTTGTGCAGCGCGACCCGCAGGCCCGGCGGCGCGCGCTCCCGCCCGGACCCGTGCGCCCTGCGTCGTGGCCGCGCACCCCGGGGTCTCCGGCCGCCGCTCCCAGTGTCCCCAGCGGTCTTTTATCGACAGGACCCCGGTTTCCCCCGGctcttctctgcctcctgcagAAGCCAAGGAGCCCAAAGTCCACAGTGCGCCATCCGGGGGGCGCGGGGGTGTCCCTGCCTCCCCGGGCCCCCAGTGCGCGTGGGGCGCGCTGTCTGCGGCCAGGCTCCGCGGCTGGTCCCCGCACGCCCCCCGCACTGTGCTCCTCACTCCTCGCCGCGACGCTCTGGGCCCGCACCCCGCCGCGCCCAGCAACCTCCGCACTGGCCTCAGGGAGCCTTCCTGAGCCCAGCAGACAGGCAGCAGGCGGACGCGGCGGCGTGCCGCCCTTTCACCCCAGACCGCGCCCCCGCGGGGCCTTCCAAACGCCTGCGCCCTCGGCCTCATCCGTGCGCCCCTGGGGCTCGGTGCAGCTCCTGCCTCGCGAAGCTGCTGGtttcacaggcacacacacacacgcacacacacacacacacggacagagacacacacagatacccacacagacacacacacacatagacacacagacacacacggacaggcatacacacacacacagacacacacacagacataccgagaaacacgcaaacacacacagacacagagacaggcacacacacacgaccccatacatatacacatagagacacacacttggacacaaacacagacacacacagacacacacacacagacatagaacCACACggacagacatacacacagacacacatatacagacatacccagaaacacacagacacacacagacacacagagacagacacacacacacgaccccatacatatacacatagagacacacacagatatacagacACAAACGTAGGCACACACGGACAGACATACCCAgaaacacatagacacacacagatacacacgacCCCATACATAGAGACACAGACGCACACATACACggacagacatacacacagacacacatatacacagacatacccagaaacacacagacacacatgaccccatatatagacacacacacacacacacacacacacacacacacacacacaccccagccagGGGCTACGATTGGGAGTGGATAGGCCGCAGCCCCAAAGGAGGGGGATCACCCGCTCCCCGTAGACGCCACTGGGAGTGAGGAGGTTGCCATGGTGATGGGATGGGGCGGCCTCCATCCTTACAGGATCTCGGGGGAGGTGCCCAGGGGGAGCTGATTGAGCCGCCGCCGGAGTCCGAGTGCTTGCAGGCTTCGCCGGGGCCCTCTGGGGGGCGCCGCGGCAGCGCCGTGCCGCGCGGGTTTCACACCCGCCGCGCGGCTCTTCTCCTCCGAGGTGGCCGGTGGTACAGAAGCTCTTCCCGCGTGTCCCTCACGTGAAAGACCCGGTCGGCGACAGCTTTCAGAACGAGAGGATGGTAAGCGGTAGGCGCTGCGCGGGGCTGCCGCGGGGTGGGGGCGGTCTGGGGCCGTGCGCCCCGCCCAGGGATCGGGAGCGGAGGGGGGCGCGCTTCCCGCTGGCCGCCGCCGGTGGCCGAGCAACGTGATGGGCAGGGGAGCTCGCCCCAGAGGCGCGGGTCTGAGAGCCCCCCTCCCGAGGCGGGGGTGCCCTGTCCGAGCCCCTGCGCTATCCGAGGCTTTCCGGGACGCACTTGCCGCCCCGCACCGTGGCCTCCACTTACCCCCAGCCCCTGCGCCCTGCAGATGGCCTGGGACCCCGAGCAGGAGAGCCAGGAGGAGTGTCCGGTGGTCCAGGTGCAGGTGTTGGGGGAAGCATGAATCTGATGCAACCGGGGGCTTCGTTTTTCCGCCCGGGAGGAGGACGCGCAGCCGGGCCCGGTTGGGCGCAGTCGTTTGCTGCACAGTTGAGGATGGCAAGGCCTGGCGCACCTGACTGGAGGGTTGCCTCTGTTGTGCTTATTTCTCAAATAAAGGACTTTTTGACCTGTCACGGGCCCCCTGGAGGTGGGGGGACACCCCGAAATGCGCACAGCCTCCTGGACACTCCCAAATGTCCAGTGTTGGCTGGCCTAGTTTGTCTTTAAATGGTTGCATTCCCATTTTGTGTGGTAGTCGTTCATTTCCCCTTTAAATAACTTgagatgtgcacacacacacacacacacacacacccctccctctACCCGAGCTATAAGGCTGAATGTGTGAGACGGGGGGCAGGTAGACTTGGGGTGCAGAACTGCCTCCAGAGACAGCAGGTGGTGTCCCCGGGCGGGGGGAGACACCAACCCCCTTGAAAGCTAAGAAGGTAGGGACtccgcctgcaaagcgggagagcCAGGGTCGGGAagggtgccctggaggagggcatagcaacccactccagtgttcctgcctggagaacctcattgacagaggagccaggtggtccatggggtcgcacagagatgactgaagtgacatatacacacacacagaaaagccaGGGGAAAGGACTCAGcccgcatgcgcacacacacacacacacacacacaaaagccagGGGAAAGGACTCagcccgcacacacacacacacacacacacagaaaagccaGGGGAAAGGACTCAGCccgcgcacagacacacacacacacagaaaacctaGGGGAAAGGACTCAGCCTGCGCGCGTGCgcgctcacacagacacacagacacacacagaggaaacccaGGGGAAAGGACTCAGCCCGCCCCCTACAGAACTCAGGGCTTCTCAGGAGAGACCTCAGACCTCTTTACTCTTGTTTACACGCTTCAGTTTCTGGCTGCAAAGAACTCACCCCAAACCGCAGAGGCAGGGTTGCCACGCCTGAGGGAGGGAAGCCAGCCGAGCGAGCACCTGTGGTTATTCCACTGGCCGTGCTTAAGGCACCCGGTAACACGTGCCCCGAGTCTGCCCCCGCCATCAGCGGAGGTCTGGGCTGACAGGTTCCTGACTTGGCGGCTAGGTCCGGTCGGAAATCAGGACACTTCTGCCTGGTGGGCGCCAGACTCAACCCCCCTGGGTGAGTGCGGGGCGGTCTCATCCTGGTCAGGCAGTGTGGGCTGGACGACCTTGGGGACAGCGGGCTCCAACTTCCTGTTCCCGGAGTGACCTCACCCTGATCTGCAGATTATCCAAGCCCTGCCTTCTAAGCCAGCCTGGCGGTGGGGCCCTGTGACCCGCAGACCACCCCCACCCGCTGGGTCCTGACAGCTGCAAGGGGAGCCGAGGGACGCCTCTGTGTGCACCTGCTGAGGGCTCAGGCTGCTGATGACCCCACAGACACGCTCCCCGACCCCTAACGACACCCCCAGGGGGCCTCAGAGCCCATCCCACGCACCGCCACACCCCCCACCCTGACATCGgccggggaggcctggtgggtcCCCGGCGGAGTTTTGTCCCTGCAGTATTAGGGGTCAGGTTTCTGCAGAAATGCTGAGCTGCacagggctggggggagggggtgtgtgtgttcagtccgcCAGTCATGTCTGCCACCCtgtgggctgtggcccaccaggcccctctgtccatgggattctccaagcaggaagactggagtgggttgctgtttccatAGCCAgaggatcttcaccacccagggatggaacccagttcTGTGACATTGCAAGGGTGACAGCTGAGAGCCTAaaagctggtgaagaatccgcctgcaatgcaggggacctgggtaggggaggtcccttggagaagggattggcaacccactccagtgttctcccctggaaaatctcacgcacagaggagcttgttgggctTCAACCCGTGTGgtcacacaacttagcaactacaccaccagggaagccccagggtgcCCACCTTAGAGGGGATCCCACAGTGAACCCTGGGCACGGGTGGATCACACAGCTGCCCCCACATTGGGGGTCCTGTGTGGTTAAATCCCAGCTACAGTTGAGAAGGCTGAGAGCCCAaggattgatgcttctgaactgtggtgctggagaagcctcttgagagtcccttggactgcaaggagatccaaccagtccatcctaaaggaaatcagtcctattcactggaaggactgatgcccaagctgaagctccaatcctctggccacctgattcgaagaactgactctttggaaaagaccctgatgctgggaaagactgaaggcagaaggggacggcagagatggctggatggcatcactgactggatggacctgagcttgagcaaattccgggagttggtgatgaacagggaggcctggtctccCACCTGGAGACCCTGTGGTCGGCTCGTGGACTGCCCCTCAAAGCCTCTCTGCTCAGAAACGAGACCAGCGCCTCTG
The sequence above is drawn from the Ovis aries strain OAR_USU_Benz2616 breed Rambouillet chromosome Y, ARS-UI_Ramb_v3.0, whole genome shotgun sequence genome and encodes:
- the IL3RA gene encoding interleukin-3 receptor subunit alpha isoform X3; the encoded protein is MKGQPFSDWILYPTQGNPRAAADNLTCRVHDVDQLSCSWAVGEEAPADVQYQFYLQQSVETWQCPKYTQNQQGVNVQCHFDSISLHPQRQAQFRFLVNGTSGDSEIPCRVMIHRLQEIEILAAPNITKKWCNENDSFMEWEVRSLFTEDIKYELEIQKGTDLAYKEETELKSLRLRNPGPYTVKVKAMDSLFFGRRPPGQWSAPQHLDCGSKNASFPFWLVYLLAPLGALLLVGLVFLCRRWPVVQKLFPRVPHVKDPVGDSFQNERMMAWDPEQESQEECPVVQVQVLGEA